In Dysgonomonadaceae bacterium zrk40, one genomic interval encodes:
- the groL gene encoding chaperonin GroEL (60 kDa chaperone family; promotes refolding of misfolded polypeptides especially under stressful conditions; forms two stacked rings of heptamers to form a barrel-shaped 14mer; ends can be capped by GroES; misfolded proteins enter the barrel where they are refolded when GroES binds) has protein sequence MAKEIKFNMDARDLLKKGVDELADAVKVTLGPKGRNVIIDKKYGAPQITKDGVTVAKEVELEDAFQNMGAQLVKEVASKTNDDAGDGTTTATVLAQSIIGVGLKNVTAGANPMDLKRGIDKAVAKVVENLREQAVEVGDDLKKIENVAKISANGDETIGKLIAEAMQKVSKEGVITVEESKGTDTYVDVVEGMQFDRGYISPYFVTDTEAMEVDFENPLILIHDKKISAIKDLLPILEKGVQTGKPLLIIAEDIDSEALTTLVVNRLRGSLKIAAVKAPGFGDRRKEMLEDIAILTGGVVVSEEKGLTLENATLDMLGSAEKVTIDKDTTTIVNGVGEKEAIESRIGQIRAQIEKTTSDYDREKLQERLAKLAGGVAVLYVGAASEVEMKEKKDRVQDALSATRAAVEEGTVPGGGVAYIRAIDAIDGMKGENEDETTGIEIVKRAIEEPLRQIVANAGKEGAVVVQKVREGKADYGYNARYDQYENLYETGVIDPAKVTRVALENAASIAGMFLTTECVITDKKEENPVAPQMPMGGGMGGMM, from the coding sequence ATGGCAAAAGAGATTAAATTTAATATGGATGCCCGTGACCTGCTCAAAAAGGGTGTGGACGAACTGGCAGATGCTGTGAAGGTGACATTGGGACCCAAAGGTCGCAACGTGATCATTGACAAGAAATATGGTGCACCCCAGATCACCAAGGATGGTGTGACGGTTGCCAAAGAGGTGGAACTCGAAGATGCTTTCCAGAACATGGGAGCTCAGCTGGTGAAAGAGGTGGCCTCCAAGACCAACGACGATGCCGGTGACGGTACCACAACCGCTACGGTGTTGGCTCAGTCAATCATTGGTGTGGGTCTGAAGAATGTGACTGCCGGCGCCAATCCCATGGATCTGAAGCGTGGTATTGACAAGGCGGTGGCCAAGGTGGTAGAGAACCTCCGGGAACAAGCCGTTGAAGTGGGTGATGACCTGAAGAAGATCGAAAACGTAGCCAAGATCTCCGCCAACGGTGACGAGACCATCGGCAAGCTGATCGCCGAGGCGATGCAGAAGGTGAGCAAGGAAGGTGTGATTACCGTGGAGGAATCGAAAGGTACCGATACCTATGTGGATGTGGTGGAAGGTATGCAGTTCGACCGCGGCTACATCTCTCCCTACTTCGTGACCGATACGGAAGCGATGGAGGTGGACTTTGAAAATCCGCTCATCCTGATCCACGACAAGAAGATCTCGGCCATCAAGGATCTGCTGCCCATCCTCGAAAAAGGGGTACAAACCGGCAAACCGCTGTTGATCATCGCCGAAGATATCGACTCGGAAGCACTCACCACCCTGGTGGTGAACCGTCTGCGCGGATCTCTCAAGATCGCTGCCGTGAAAGCACCCGGCTTTGGTGACCGCAGAAAAGAGATGCTTGAAGACATCGCCATCCTTACAGGAGGTGTTGTGGTTTCAGAAGAGAAGGGACTCACCCTTGAGAATGCCACCCTGGATATGCTTGGTAGCGCAGAAAAGGTGACCATCGACAAGGATACCACCACCATTGTGAACGGTGTGGGTGAAAAAGAGGCAATTGAGAGCCGCATCGGACAGATTCGTGCCCAGATTGAAAAAACCACTTCCGACTACGACCGCGAAAAACTGCAGGAGCGTCTTGCCAAGCTGGCCGGCGGGGTAGCAGTGCTTTACGTGGGAGCCGCCTCAGAAGTAGAGATGAAAGAAAAGAAAGACCGCGTGCAGGATGCACTTTCAGCAACCCGTGCTGCGGTTGAGGAAGGTACTGTTCCCGGCGGAGGTGTGGCTTACATTCGTGCCATTGATGCCATCGACGGCATGAAGGGTGAGAACGAAGACGAGACCACCGGTATCGAAATCGTGAAGCGTGCCATTGAGGAGCCGTTGCGTCAGATCGTTGCCAACGCCGGAAAAGAAGGCGCCGTTGTGGTACAGAAAGTACGCGAAGGAAAAGCTGACTATGGTTACAATGCGCGTTACGACCAATATGAAAACCTCTATGAAACAGGGGTGATCGATCCTGCCAAGGTGACCCGCGTGGCACTGGAAAATGCAGCCTCCATTGCCGGTATGTTCCTCACCACCGAGTGTGTGATTACCGACAAGAAAGAGGAGAACCCTGTAGCACCGCAGATGCCTATGGGCGGCGGTATGGGCGGCATGATGTAA
- a CDS encoding TonB-dependent receptor yields the protein MVKKLRSMAVILSLLLSTVLSAQVTTSSMSGRVTDAEGTVIGATVIATHQPSGTTYGTVTNMEGRFNLNGMRVGGPYTVEISYIGYGTSTTSNITLSLGENYVLNAVLSEETTSLDEIVVTALRTKFSTEKTGAVTNITNDQIANLPTVSRSIMDVTRLSPYGGDGMSFAGTDGRTANFTVDGANFNNNFGLSDALPGGGNPISIEAIEEMQVVIAPYDVRQTNFIGGGVNAITKSGTNTFKASAYVYHRNENLRGDAVRNKQIEGAREKDRNTTYGFTLGGPIIKNKLFFFVNAEMAKTPTIVNRWRASTNGVAVPESYISRTTESDLKRVSDFVRSEYGYETGSYTNFPADESNDKLLARLDWNITNKHRLALRYNYTKNLRWSSPNASSMDGGTRMSEARMSQASMSFANSMYSQDNLVHSFSFDLNSRLSNNLSNQFLATFSKLDDIRGSSSSEFPFIDILKDGQAYMSLGYELFTWNNGVHNNVLNIKDELTYYMGNHKIVGGIAYEYKMADNAYMRNGTGYYRYSSLDDFLTGATPEVVNLTYGYDGEANPAARVRSNKLGVYAQDDWSFSEKFKLSYGIRIDGLFFNNNDLMTNKAIQEIDYSGRHIDTGKWPSASVIFSPRVGFVWDAFGDRNLKVRGGTGLFSGNLPLVFFTNMPTNGGMVQYQAQINASNAAKRGFSMDEFAGGLVTDANGNANISALYDKLAGLGYPTTISPEDGTVPSAIAAVDPDFKMPQVWKTSLAVDYAFPTPFPSSVTVEGIFNKTINGVSISDWSIPSVGGFARFNGADNRPIYPVGYRTGTKAFVLENTSRGYGWSGNITLNAQPTEFISLMAAYTHTVAKDVTGMPGSNAESAFTYVPTVEGPNHIKLHNSQYTTPDRLVAALTTHDKSGNHYSFIYEGWRGGAKYSYMTENHLNGDEYNYDAIYVPTDEEVANGQFRFVTPDDQARFMDYVHGSSYLKNQQGKYAEPYSVYSPWVHRIDFSYKHDFVLNAGNNEHKLQLSLDIKNVMNLFNSSWGVGKYLNPEIGSEARILKYEGVDAEGVATFSTPASIHGETETFTPSYSLGQTWYASIGVKYIFN from the coding sequence ATGGTGAAAAAACTGAGGTCTATGGCAGTAATTCTTTCATTGCTGCTGTCTACAGTATTGAGTGCGCAGGTAACCACCTCCAGTATGAGTGGACGGGTTACCGATGCTGAGGGGACCGTGATTGGTGCAACGGTGATTGCCACACACCAACCTTCAGGAACAACTTATGGTACGGTAACCAATATGGAGGGTCGCTTCAACCTGAACGGTATGCGTGTAGGCGGACCCTATACCGTAGAAATTTCATACATAGGATATGGTACGAGCACTACCAGCAACATCACGTTGAGCCTGGGTGAAAACTATGTATTGAATGCGGTGCTTTCAGAAGAAACCACCTCATTGGACGAGATTGTGGTGACGGCACTGCGCACCAAGTTCTCCACAGAGAAAACAGGTGCTGTGACCAACATCACCAACGATCAGATCGCCAATCTGCCAACAGTTAGTCGCAGCATCATGGATGTGACCCGCCTCTCGCCTTATGGTGGTGATGGTATGAGCTTTGCCGGTACCGATGGCCGTACAGCCAACTTTACAGTAGATGGCGCCAATTTTAATAATAACTTCGGTTTGAGCGATGCTCTTCCCGGCGGAGGAAACCCGATCTCTATTGAAGCAATCGAAGAGATGCAAGTGGTGATTGCCCCTTACGATGTGCGTCAAACCAACTTCATTGGGGGAGGGGTAAACGCGATTACCAAATCGGGTACCAATACCTTCAAGGCCAGCGCGTACGTGTATCACAGAAATGAGAACCTCAGAGGTGATGCTGTTAGAAACAAACAAATCGAAGGAGCACGAGAGAAAGACCGCAACACTACCTACGGTTTTACTTTAGGTGGTCCCATTATCAAGAATAAATTGTTCTTCTTTGTGAATGCCGAAATGGCGAAAACGCCTACCATTGTCAATCGTTGGAGAGCTTCGACCAATGGTGTGGCTGTTCCGGAAAGCTATATCTCCCGCACCACTGAAAGCGACCTGAAGCGGGTTTCTGATTTCGTGCGGAGTGAGTATGGCTACGAAACCGGATCCTACACCAACTTCCCGGCAGATGAAAGCAATGACAAACTGCTTGCCCGTTTGGACTGGAACATCACCAACAAGCATCGTCTGGCGTTGCGTTACAATTATACAAAGAACCTACGGTGGAGTTCTCCTAATGCTTCATCTATGGATGGGGGTACTCGTATGTCTGAAGCCAGAATGTCACAGGCCTCCATGTCTTTTGCAAACTCAATGTATTCGCAAGACAACCTGGTGCATTCCTTCTCTTTCGATTTGAACAGCCGATTGTCAAATAACCTGTCGAACCAGTTCCTGGCAACCTTTTCAAAGCTCGATGATATCCGCGGATCGAGTTCGTCAGAATTCCCCTTTATCGACATCCTGAAAGATGGACAGGCCTACATGTCACTGGGGTATGAGCTTTTCACCTGGAACAACGGTGTACACAACAATGTGCTGAACATTAAAGATGAGTTGACCTACTATATGGGCAATCACAAGATTGTGGGAGGTATTGCCTACGAATACAAGATGGCAGACAATGCCTATATGCGTAATGGTACAGGTTACTATCGTTACTCCAGTCTCGATGATTTCCTGACCGGAGCAACCCCTGAAGTTGTAAACTTAACTTACGGTTACGATGGTGAAGCAAATCCTGCCGCTCGCGTGAGAAGCAACAAGCTTGGCGTTTATGCACAGGATGACTGGAGTTTCAGTGAAAAATTCAAACTTTCCTATGGTATTCGCATCGACGGATTGTTCTTCAACAACAATGACCTGATGACCAACAAGGCGATCCAGGAAATTGACTATTCCGGTCGTCATATCGATACCGGCAAATGGCCTTCTGCAAGTGTGATCTTCTCTCCCCGTGTCGGTTTTGTATGGGATGCATTTGGTGACAGGAACCTAAAGGTACGCGGAGGTACCGGTCTCTTCTCCGGGAACCTGCCGCTGGTGTTTTTCACCAACATGCCTACCAACGGTGGTATGGTACAATATCAGGCGCAAATCAACGCTTCAAATGCTGCTAAGAGAGGTTTTTCAATGGATGAGTTTGCCGGCGGCCTGGTAACAGATGCCAACGGAAACGCAAACATCTCAGCCCTGTACGACAAGCTGGCCGGATTGGGATATCCAACCACCATCTCCCCCGAAGATGGTACGGTGCCCTCTGCTATTGCGGCTGTAGATCCGGACTTCAAGATGCCCCAGGTATGGAAAACATCACTGGCGGTTGACTATGCCTTTCCAACACCATTCCCCTCCTCGGTAACGGTGGAAGGAATCTTCAACAAAACCATCAACGGTGTATCCATTTCTGACTGGAGCATTCCGTCGGTTGGCGGCTTTGCCCGCTTCAACGGTGCAGACAACAGGCCGATTTATCCCGTCGGTTATCGTACCGGTACGAAGGCGTTTGTGCTGGAAAACACCAGCCGCGGATATGGCTGGTCAGGCAACATCACGCTCAATGCACAACCCACAGAATTCATCAGCCTGATGGCTGCTTACACCCACACCGTGGCCAAGGATGTAACCGGTATGCCCGGCTCGAATGCGGAATCTGCATTTACCTATGTGCCCACAGTGGAAGGCCCCAACCACATCAAGCTGCACAACTCCCAGTACACCACACCCGATCGTCTTGTGGCTGCACTGACTACCCATGACAAGAGTGGCAATCACTATAGCTTTATTTATGAAGGCTGGCGCGGTGGAGCCAAATACTCCTACATGACTGAGAACCATCTCAACGGGGATGAATACAACTACGATGCCATCTACGTGCCAACCGACGAGGAGGTAGCTAACGGACAGTTCCGCTTTGTTACGCCCGACGACCAGGCCCGTTTCATGGATTACGTGCATGGCAGCAGCTATTTGAAGAACCAGCAAGGCAAGTATGCAGAACCCTACAGCGTTTACTCTCCCTGGGTACATCGCATCGACTTCAGCTACAAGCACGATTTCGTGCTCAATGCAGGCAACAACGAACACAAACTGCAGCTGAGCCTGGATATCAAGAACGTGATGAACCTGTTCAACTCCAGCTGGGGTGTAGGCAAATACCTGAACCCGGAAATTGGTTCGGAAGCCCGCATCCTCAAATATGAAGGAGTGGATGCTGAAGGTGTTGCAACCTTCTCTACACCCGCTTCCATCCATGGTGAGACCGAGACATTCACGCCAAGCTACTCACTGGGTCAAACCTGGTACGCTTCGATTGGTGTCAAGTATATTTTCAACTAA